Part of the Pseudomonadota bacterium genome is shown below.
TCTTCAACGTCGCGGGCCGCGACCCGCACGGGGTCGTCGATCCCGCCCGGCTCGACGCCGAGCGCGAGGAGCTCAAGGCGCGCGCCCTCGCGCTGCGCGGCCCCTCCGGCGAGCGCCTGGACACCCGCGCCGCGACGCCCGAGGAGCTGTACGGGACGCGCCGCTGCGAAAGGTTCCCGCCGGACCTCACCGTCTACTGGGATCGCCTCGGCCTCAGGTCGGCCGGCTCGGTGGGACACGGCGCGCTGTTCCTCGCGGGCGACGATCGCGGGTCGGACGACGCGAACCACGACTTCGAGGGGATCTTCGCGATCGCCGGCAGGGGCGCCCCGCGCGCCGGGAGGATCGACGGGCTCCGCGCGGAGGACGTGTTCTCCACGGTCGCGGCCGCGCTGGGCCTCGACGCTCCCGCTGGTGTCGCCGGGCGATCCATCCTATGATGAATCCATCGTGCCTTGATAACGCCCTGCGGGGCCGGGGTGTCCGAGCATGGAAGGAAACGTTCTCCTCGTCGACGGTGTCGCCGCCTATAGGACGATGCTCGCGGGAAGGCTCGACGGTCTCGGCTGCGCCGTGTTCGAGGCCGGCACGGCGGCCGGCGCGCGAAGCCATGTCGCGGCCCGCGCATTCGACGTCGCCGTGGTCGACAACTGCCTGCCGGACGAGGAGGGCGTCGCCCTCGTCACGTCGCTCCTCGACGGCGGCTGCGGGGCGAAGTTCGTCCTCGTGCTCGAGCCGACCGAGAACGCGCTGAACCCCGACGACGCTGCGGCGCAGAGCGGCGCGTCGGTCGTGGTCCGGGGCCCGGTCCACCCGAACGCGCTGATCCAGATCGTCCGCGGGATCCTCGGCGGGCGCGCGTCGACGGCACCGGTCATGAGCCCGCTCTCCTCGTCTCCGCCCGGACCGGACGCCCGTTTCCTCGGCGCCGGCCGGGCGGCGGTGCTCGTCGCCTCCGGCGACGCCGAGACGCGGGAGCACATCTCGTCGCTGCTGCGCACGCGCGGCGCGGCCGTCTTCGCGATCGGGGAGCGCGCCGAGCTCGCGGGCGCTCTCGAACAGCTGCGCCCCCAGCTCGCCATCATCGACGCCGAGCTCTCCGACGCGCACGGCTTCGAGGTCTGCAGGCAGCTTCGCAGCATCGATCCGTGGCGCGATCTGCCGATCCTGCTCCTGATCTCGAACGGCGATCCGGCCGGTCGGCGCGGCTGCTTCGAGGCCGGTGGCGACGACTTCGTCGAGAAGCCGATCTCCGAGGCCGAGCTGCTCGCCCGCGTCGAGGTGCGCGTGGAGCTCAGGCTGCTGCTCGACGACGCCGCGACCGCGGCGCGATCATAGCCCGCGTCCCCCGAAGACCGCGGTGCCGACGCGGACGATCGTCGCGCCTTCGCGAACCGCCTCCTCGAAGTCGTGGCTCATCCCCATCGAGAGGTGCGGCAGGCGCGAAGCGCCGCCGCAAGCGTCGCGCAGCGCGCGGAGCGCGCGGAAGTGGACGCTCGTTCCGGCCGCGTCGAGATCGAAGGGCGGCAGGGTCATCAGCCCGAGGAGCTCGAGCCCCGGTGCCCGCTCGACGGCGGAGATCACGGCCAGGGCGGCGTCGGGCGCGCACCCGGACTTCTGCGCCTCCTCCCCGACGTTGACCTGGACGAGGCAGGCAATCCGCCGCCCGATCTCGACGGCGAACCGGGACAGCTCCGCGGCGAGCCGCTCGGAGTCGACGGTCTCCACGATCGCGGCGTACGGCGCGACAAGCCGCACCTTGTTGCGCTGGAGGTGGCCGATGAAGTGCCACCGCAGCCCGGGGAGATCGGCGAGCGCGCCGGCCTTGTCCCGGAGCTCCTGCGCGTAGTTCTCGCCGAAGTCCCGCTGCCCGGCCGCGTACGCCTCCCGGATCGCGTCGGGGCCGTGGGTCTTGGAGACGGCGACGAGCGTCACCTCCGCCGGATCCCTGCCGGCGCGCCGCGCGGCCTGCGCGATGCGCCCCCGCACCTCGTCGAGGTCCCGTGCGATCCCGCTCATGGTGCGAGGAACCCCGGCATCGCCCCGACCTCGATGAGCGCGCGCGCCACGAGCGAGATCGGGAGGCCGACGACGTTGAAGTAGTCCCCGTCGATGCGCGCCACCAGGAACGCGCCGATGCCCTGGATCGCGTACGCCCCGGCCTTGTCCATGCCCTCGCCGGTCGCGGCGTAGCCCCGGACCTGCTCCTTGGAGAGGGGGTGAAAGAGGACCTGCGTCTCGGCGGTCCGGGAGATCCAGGGCCCGCCGCGCCGACCCACGGCCCACCCGGTGATGACGGTGTGCTCCCGCCCGGAGAGGCGCCCGAGCATCGCCTCCGCCTCGGCCCGATCCGCGGGCTTCGTGAGCACGTCGCGGCCGAGGACGACGATCGTGTCGGCGCCGACGATCCACGGCGTTCGGCCCTTCCGCGCGAGCGTCTCCGCGACGGCGCCCGCCTTCTCCCGCGCGGCCCGCAGGGCGTACGCGCCCGGCGCCTCGCCCGCGGCCATCGCCTCGTCGATGTCGGCCGGCACGACCTCGAAGGGGATCCCCATCTCCTCGAACATCCGTCGCCGCCGCGCGGACGCGGAGGCGAGGACGATGTCGATCCGGCTTCCCATGCCGGAATCCTAGCCCGGTGCGCCCCGC
Proteins encoded:
- a CDS encoding Maf family protein, which translates into the protein MGSRIDIVLASASARRRRMFEEMGIPFEVVPADIDEAMAAGEAPGAYALRAAREKAGAVAETLARKGRTPWIVGADTIVVLGRDVLTKPADRAEAEAMLGRLSGREHTVITGWAVGRRGGPWISRTAETQVLFHPLSKEQVRGYAATGEGMDKAGAYAIQGIGAFLVARIDGDYFNVVGLPISLVARALIEVGAMPGFLAP
- a CDS encoding response regulator, yielding MEGNVLLVDGVAAYRTMLAGRLDGLGCAVFEAGTAAGARSHVAARAFDVAVVDNCLPDEEGVALVTSLLDGGCGAKFVLVLEPTENALNPDDAAAQSGASVVVRGPVHPNALIQIVRGILGGRASTAPVMSPLSSSPPGPDARFLGAGRAAVLVASGDAETREHISSLLRTRGAAVFAIGERAELAGALEQLRPQLAIIDAELSDAHGFEVCRQLRSIDPWRDLPILLLISNGDPAGRRGCFEAGGDDFVEKPISEAELLARVEVRVELRLLLDDAATAARS
- a CDS encoding YggS family pyridoxal phosphate-dependent enzyme, which produces MSGIARDLDEVRGRIAQAARRAGRDPAEVTLVAVSKTHGPDAIREAYAAGQRDFGENYAQELRDKAGALADLPGLRWHFIGHLQRNKVRLVAPYAAIVETVDSERLAAELSRFAVEIGRRIACLVQVNVGEEAQKSGCAPDAALAVISAVERAPGLELLGLMTLPPFDLDAAGTSVHFRALRALRDACGGASRLPHLSMGMSHDFEEAVREGATIVRVGTAVFGGRGL